The Curtobacterium sp. MCSS17_015 genomic sequence CGGACGAGCGTCCGGTCGTCGTGGACCGGCCCGCCGCAGCCGACCCGGCCGGGAGGCCCGACACACCCCCGGTGGTCGACCTGCGGGACGTCACGGTCACCTTCGGTCGTGGCGCCCGCGCGGTGCACGCCCTGCGCGGCATCGACGTCGAGGTCCACGCCGGGGAGACCGTCGGCCTGGTCGGCGAGTCCGGCTCCGGCAAGTCCACCGCGGCTCGCGTCGCCCTCGGCCTCGTGCGCCCCACCACCGGCAGCGTCCGGCTGTTCGGCGCGGACCTCCGGCGGACCCGAGGTCGGGACCGCCTGGCGCTCCGCTCCGGCATCGGCGTCGTGCTGCAGGACCCGGTGGCCTCGCTCGATCCGCGGATGTCCGTCGGCGAGTGCATAGCAGAACCGCTCGCCGTCCACCGCCGGCGGACCTCGGCCACCGACCGTCGCCGCCGCGTCGACGAGGTCCTGGACGCCGTCCGACTGCCCCGCACCCTGGCCACCCGCGCCCCGCGAGAGCTCTCGGGCGGGCAACGCCAGCGGGTGAGCCTCGCCCGGGCGCTCGTGCTCGAGCCCCGGCTGCTCGTCGCCGACGAGCCGACCAGCGCGCTCGACGTCAGCGTGCAGGAGGCCGTCCTCGAGGTCCTCACCGACCTGCAGGCCGACCTGGGCTTCGCGTGCGTGTTCGTCTCGCACGACCTCGCCGTCGTGCAGCGGTTCGCCGAGCGGGTCGTCGTGATGCGCGCCGGGGCGGTCGAGGAGCAGGGGCCGACCGGCGAGACCCTCCTGCACCCCACCACCGACTACACCCGGCGGCTGCTCGCCGCGGTGCCGGTGCCCGACCCGGTGGTGCAACGGCAGCGCCGGACCGAGCGGCTGGCCTCCCTCGCCGCGGTGACCCGGTGATCGACGGCCGTGCCCCGGGCAGGCGCGAGGTCGTGGCCGGCATCGACGTCGGTGGCACGAACACCAAGGTCCTCCTCGCCACCACCGACCTCGAGGTCCTGGACCGGGTCGACCTGCCGACCCCCGCGCACGACGGCGGGGACGCGATCCTGGACGCGGCCGAGGCGGCGGTGCGGTCCCTGCTCGACCGGCACCGGGCCTCCCTGGCGGGTGTCGGGGTGGGCGCTGCCGGCGTCGTCGACCCGACCACGGGCACGGTGCTCGTCACCGCGAACTCGTTCACCGGGTGGGCCGGGTACGGCGTCACCGACGCCGTCGCCGCACGGCTCGGGGTGCCGGCGACGCTCGACAACGACGTGAACGCGTTCCTGCTCGGCGAGGTCGCCGCCGGTGCCGTCGCGGGGGAGCGGGACGTGCTCGGGATGACCCTCGGCACCGGCGTGGGCGGGGCGCTCGTCCTCGACGGCACGCTCTTCGGCGGCCCGCACGGAGCGGCCGGGGAGATCGGCCACGTCCCCGGCTTCGGTGACACCGTCTGCACCTGCGGCGGGCGCGGACACCTCGAGACCGTCGCCGGCGCCCGGGGCATGGCGGACCGCTACGCCGCGAGCACCGGGCGACGGCTCGGCACGCACCAGGTCGCCGAGGCCGCACGGGCGGGGGACCCGGACGCGCACGCCGTGTTCGCGACCGCCGGGTGGGGTGTCGCCCGTGCCGTCCTGCTCACGGCGGGCATCCTCGACGTGACGACCGTCGTGATCGGCGGCGGGGTCGCACGGTCGTGGGACCTGCTCGCGCCGGTGATCAGCGCGGCCCTGGCGGACGAACCCCCGGTGAGCGGGGCGACGATCCGCGTGGAGCCGTCCACGCTCGGGTCGGACGCCGTGGCGCTCGGGGCGGCGGCGCAGG encodes the following:
- a CDS encoding ABC transporter ATP-binding protein; translation: MTATEPILAVDDLGVHFSTESGDVHAVQGVSLTVAPGETLALVGESGSGKSTVALAAMGLLSGNATVTGSAVVDGHQVVGASEPSLRSLRGRTVSVVFQEPATALDPLTRVGAQIAEVVRNHRQVSAAAAAAEAVDLLRRVGIPSPEDRAKAFPFQLSGGQRQRVVIAMAIANEPALLIADEPTTALDVTVQAEILELLRALAADTGTGVLLVTHNMGVVADFADRVAVMLHGSIVETGGVEDVLLRPQHEYTGRLLAAVPRLRTAEAVDGTADERPVVVDRPAAADPAGRPDTPPVVDLRDVTVTFGRGARAVHALRGIDVEVHAGETVGLVGESGSGKSTAARVALGLVRPTTGSVRLFGADLRRTRGRDRLALRSGIGVVLQDPVASLDPRMSVGECIAEPLAVHRRRTSATDRRRRVDEVLDAVRLPRTLATRAPRELSGGQRQRVSLARALVLEPRLLVADEPTSALDVSVQEAVLEVLTDLQADLGFACVFVSHDLAVVQRFAERVVVMRAGAVEEQGPTGETLLHPTTDYTRRLLAAVPVPDPVVQRQRRTERLASLAAVTR
- a CDS encoding ROK family protein, with translation MAGIDVGGTNTKVLLATTDLEVLDRVDLPTPAHDGGDAILDAAEAAVRSLLDRHRASLAGVGVGAAGVVDPTTGTVLVTANSFTGWAGYGVTDAVAARLGVPATLDNDVNAFLLGEVAAGAVAGERDVLGMTLGTGVGGALVLDGTLFGGPHGAAGEIGHVPGFGDTVCTCGGRGHLETVAGARGMADRYAASTGRRLGTHQVAEAARAGDPDAHAVFATAGWGVARAVLLTAGILDVTTVVIGGGVARSWDLLAPVISAALADEPPVSGATIRVEPSTLGSDAVALGAAAQVRRLVARR